The Chiroxiphia lanceolata isolate bChiLan1 chromosome 12, bChiLan1.pri, whole genome shotgun sequence genome window below encodes:
- the CCPG1 gene encoding cell cycle progression protein 1 isoform X4 — protein sequence MSENSSDSDSSCGWTVINHEGSDIETVTSENGSTNDNHEFVSEEYVSLQEEEQAVDLQAQCSNDEEIPVVDNTVSGFEETQTVPEEKKQKIPDDGSCVGTISDDSDIVTLEAPKPEETQSQEEAPADGEEAQSSEDFNMGSSSSSQYAFSHVETVFPSQASSEESSSDETSSQSSPAVRKRRARKRLVSSSEAEGAAEPEAEPPREEQHQRQFSSGLNRCIVLALVIAISMGFGHFYGKPEGTVQIQKRQQLVTKTREFKDMKDDLYQCQQEQGDQVHHKVGSLKGDLATCLTFNEVEKKSFDSQKKSLAAENQHLRESLEREEKALASLQEELRKLRQQIRNLEDKGTSTESIVMENQKLREHLEEEKQRNNNFLRQKETLFAEAQMLRRELDKERHVTEALKKELEQLSSRQTPDGANDDDDDDDDDTVRENQEIETLRGRLIELEKKLNFEQQRSDLWEKLYVEAKDQTEKQEIFNEYGQKKGAKGQSKTRKKSKESFFGSVKETFDAMKNSTKEFVRHHKEKIKQAKEAVKENLKKFTDSVKSTFRHFKDSTKNIFDEKEKSANDKRYEAHKKARTFYRDHNSYENQKHTHYRGPHMPKDFKSGRKHHFTTFEKDADSQKCLSDDLCNRKHHFVPKGCSGIFECAHQEFISLFNRVSDPIRVDEFNRLMKKYLQQVVHNFHHWRELENFINKFFHNGLFIHDQMLFTDFVNDVKDYLEDMKEYQSNNEKVFEDLDKYVYRYYFHYDNSPQYGPSRPKRPSFTQTENSRHEKQAQKYHHRNKREGKWHKHGRTNGRHMANLEIELGQLPFDPKY from the exons atgtctgaaaattcCAGTGACAGTGATTCCTCCTGCGGCTGGACTGTCATCAATCATGAG GGTTCTGACATAGAGACAGTGACTTCAGAAAATGGAAGCACAAATGATAATCATGAGTTTGTTTCAGAAGAATATGTTTCTTTGCAAGAAGAGGAGCAAGCAGTTGATTTGCAAG CTCAGTGCAGCAATGATGAAGAGATACCAGTGGTAGATAACACTGTGTCTGGATTTGAGGAAACTCAGACAGTTCCAGAG gagaagaaacaaaaaattcctGACGATGGGTCCTGCGTTGGAACTATTAGTGATGATTCTGACATTGTTACACTTGAAGctccaaaaccagaagaaactCAGAGTCAGGAGGAAGCTCCAGCAGATGGTGAAGAAGCTCAGAGTTCAGAGGATTTTAACATGGGTTCCTCCTCTAGCAGTCAATATGCATTTTCCCATGTAGAAACTG tttttccatctCAGGCCAGCAGTGAGGAATCCAGCAGTGACGAGACCAGCAGCCAGTCCAGTCCGGCCGTGCGGAAGCGCCGCGCTCGGAAGAGGTTGGTGTCCAGCTCCGAGGCCGAGGGCGCGGCTGAGCCggaggctgagccccccagggaggagcagcaccagcGCCAGTTCAGCAGTGGCCTTAACAGATGCATCGTGCTGGCCTTGGTGATTGCAATCAGCATGGGCTTTGGGCACTTCTATG gTAAACCTGAAG GTACAGTCCAGATCCAGAAACGGCAGCAGCTGGTGACAAAGACACGTGAATTCAAAGATATGAAAGATGACCTTTACCAGTGCCAACAAGAGCAAGGAGATCAAGTGCACCACAAAGTGGGG tcACTCAAGGGAGATCTTGCCACGTGTTTGACCTTTAATGAGGTGGAGAAGAAATCCTTCgattctcaaaaaaaaagccttgctgCAGAAAATCAGCACTTAAGAGAATCTCtagagagggaagaaaaagctttgGCCTCACTTCAGGAAGAATTAAGGAAGCTAAGACAACAAATTAGAAACTTAGAAGATAAAGGCACTAGCACTGAATCTATTGTAATGGAAAATCAGAAACTGAGGGAAcatttggaagaggaaaagcaaagaaacaacaatTTTCTCAGGCAAAAGGAAACACTCTTTGCAGAGGCACAGATGTTAAGGCGAGAACTGGACAAAGAACGTCATGTTACAGAAGCTCTGAAAAAAGAACTGGAACAGTTAAGTTCTCGTCAAACACCTGACGGTGctaatgatgatgatgatgatgatgatgatgatacagtaagagaaaaccaggaaataGAAACTCTACGAGGAAGACTAATAGAACTAGAGAAAAAGCTCAACTTCGAGCAACAACGCTCTGATTTATGGGAGAAGCTGTATGTTGAAGCAAAAgaccaaactgaaaaacaagaaatttttaatgaatatggACAAAAGAAAGGTGCTAAAGGGCAAAGTAAGACtagaaagaaatcaaaggaatCATTTTTTGGTTCAGTTAAAGAAACTTTTGATGCTATGAAAAATTCCACGAAAGAGTTTGTAAGACACCATAAAGAAAAGATTAAGCAGGCTAAAgaagcagtgaaagaaaacttgaaaaaattcACTGATTCTGTAAAGTCTACATTCAGACACTTCAAAGACAGCACAAAAAACATCTTTGATGAAAAGGAGAAGTCAGCAAATGATAAAAGATACGAGGCACACAAGAAAGCTCGAACTTTTTACCGAGACCATAACTCCTACGAGAATCAGAAGCACACACATTACAGGGGACCCCACATGCCAAAAGATTTcaaaagtggaagaaaacatCATTTTACAACATTTGAAAAAGATGCAGATTCTCAGAAGTGTCTCAGTGATGACTTGTGTAATAGAAAACACCACTTTGTCCCAAAGGGCTGCTCTGGTATTTTTGAATGTGCTCATCAGGAATTCATTAGTCTCTTTAACAGAGTATCGGATCCTATCAGGGTGGATGAATTTAATCGGCTAATGAAGAAGTATTTGCAACAAGTTGTACATAACTTTCATCACTGGAGAGAGCTAGAAAATTTCATCAATAAGTTTTTTCATAATGGGTTATTTATACATGACCAGATGCTGTTCACTGATTTTGTCAATGATGTCAAGGATTACCTGGAAGATATGAAGGAATACCAGAGTAATAATGAGAAGGTTTTTGAGGATTTGGACAAATACGTCTACAGATACTACTTTCATTATGATAATTCACCCCAGTATGGACCCAG TCGACCTAAAAGACCTTCTTTTACACAAACTGAAAATTCCAGACATGAAAAGCAAGCTCAGAAGTACCATCACCGTAATAAAAGAGAAGGTAAATGGCATAAACATGGTCGCACTAATGGAAGACACATGGCAAACCTTGAAATAGAATTGGGGCAACTACCCTTTGATCCAAAATATTGA